The Arachis ipaensis cultivar K30076 chromosome B07, Araip1.1, whole genome shotgun sequence genome includes a window with the following:
- the LOC107608284 gene encoding dof zinc finger protein DOF1.2 produces MLPSSVDHHIMLHNHIPMPMPPRWKPTIEVAPNCPRCASTNTKFCYYNNYSLSQPRYFCKACRRYWTKGGSLRNVPVGGGCRKNRRSKSARNQTQHRLQGDYSSSSADAHQPSSSRDIDMAVVFANFLNQAPISEDHGGSSSSNNSLSGETENDAVVVQPKKNDDFGVLCADVEPSSFEQELSLMSGIELDGFDDVVQHDDGVATWQPPLPPPSMMQMQEMEFSMVPLMNEHHDDDDELLMMPSSMNLVSDDASWNTNNWSSFDLSTMEVFSSSSSIN; encoded by the coding sequence ATGTTGCCATCAAGTGTAGATCACCATATCATGCTGCATAACCATATTCCTATGCCTATGCCACCAAGGTGGAAACCTACCATAGAGGTAGCCCCTAACTGCCCCCGCTGCGCTTCAACCAACACCAAATTCTGTTACTACAACAACTACAGCCTCTCTCAGCCTCGCTACTTCTGTAAGGCCTGCCGCCGATACTGGACTAAAGGCGGCTCCCTCCGCAACGTCCCCGTCGGCGGTGGATGCCGCAAGAACCGCCGTTCCAAGTCCGCCAGAAACCAAACGCAACACCGCCTTCAGGGAGACTACTCATCGTCATCTGCTGATGCTCATCAACCATCATCATCACGTGACATAGACATGGCGGTTGTGTTTGCCAACTTCTTGAACCAAGCTCCAATAAGTGAGGATCATGGCGGTTCGTCTTCCTCCAATAATTCTTTAAGCGGTGAGACCGAGAACGATGCAGTAGTTGTGCAGCCGAAGAAGAATGATGATTTCGGAGTTCTATGTGCTGACGTGGAACCTTCTTCGTTTGAACAAGAACTGAGTCTGATGAGTGGGATCGAGTTGGATGGGTTTGATGATGTGGTCCAACATGATGATGGTGTTGCTACATGGCAACCACCACTACCACCGCCATCAATGATGCAGATGCAGGAGATGGAATTCTCCATGGTGCCATTGATGAATGAgcatcatgatgatgatgatgagttatTGATGATGCCATCTTCTATGAATTTAGTAAGTGATGACGCTTCTTGGAACACTAATAATTGGAGTTCCTTTGATCTTTCCACCATGGAAGTCTTCTCCTCCTCgtcatcaattaattaa
- the LOC107608375 gene encoding uncharacterized protein LOC107608375, whose protein sequence is MASSLQIPYALGISSNNNNKIMKFTPPLLLHIKARPTLTTLLMGQCRMKNNNNNNNYQKEKCYIAWCIHDDGSNKGLFDDDDEDEDRSPHSLVLHFYKALEEKNIERMKQLLSPKHCSYHDFLFYGPYEGKQNVLNFLETAMDALGESVKIKLEIVDEDQRDHSSVNVYWHLEWKRKKIPFTSGFRIFTFEEVEGRLFIR, encoded by the exons ATGGCATCATCTTTGCAAATCCCTTATGCATTAGGAATATcttcaaacaacaacaacaaaatcatGAAATTCACACCACCATTATTATTACACATAAAAGCCAGACCCACATTAACAACATTATTAATGGGACAATGCAGGatgaagaataataataataataataattatcagAAAGAGAAGTGCTACATTGCATGGTGCATTCACGATGATGGATCAAATAAAGGTTTattcgatgatgatgatgaagatgaagatcgTTCTCCACATTCACTAGTGCTACATTTCTATAAGGCCTTGGAAGAAAAAAACATTGAAAGAATGAAGCAATTGCTTTCACCCAAACATTGTTCTTATCATGATTTCCTCTTCTACGGTCCCTATGAAGGAAAACAG AATGTGCTCAACTTTTTGGAGACTGCCATGGATGCATTGGGTGAAAGTGTTAAAATTAAGCTAGAAATTGTTGATGAGGATCAGAGAGACCATTCTTCAGTCAATGTTTACTGGCACCTAG AGTGGAAAAGGAAGAAGATACCCTTCACAAGTGGATTCAGAATCTTTACGTTTGAAGAAGTTGAAGGAAGATTGTTTATTAGGTAG
- the LOC107608282 gene encoding protein MKS1 codes for MEFPDMNNNPTGRSPRRELQGPRPTPLRINKDSHKIKKPPLAPPPPQQPPSHHQPPPRQPIIIYTVSPKIIHTTPGDFMSLVQRLTGSSSSSSSSSMSMSFNNTYPSFSTSSSSAFPTSDVALVQNNDPFNVVPVETVSPAARYAATEKARSSPLGKNKMMMHQNQAIINGGSDQITSNNDVVEGLEMMMVAAERTNMFQGILSPGPASLSPIPSSFFSPMIPPSSSSDPNMVSFFHDLSPMLHNSATFVMPSPSNFVSPQTPTIDLFNYFLD; via the coding sequence ATGGAATTCCCAGACATGAATAATAATCCAACTGGAAGATCACCAAGAAGAGAACTTCAAGGACCAAGACCTACTCCTTTGAGAATAAACAAAGATTCTCACAAGATCAAGAAACCACCGCTTGCGCCGCCGCCACCACAACAACCACCCTCACACCACCAACCGCCTCCGCGCCAACCCATTATAATCTACACCGTCTCCCCCAAGATTATCCACACCACACCCGGTGATTTCATGAGCCTAGTTCAGCGCCTTACTGGCTCTTCGTCTTCGTCTTCGTCCTCGTCCATGTCCATGTCCTTCAATAATACTTATCCTTCTTTCTCCACGTCATCCTCCTCGGCCTTTCCGACATCTGACGTGGCACTAGTGCAAAACAACGACCCTTTCAACGTCGTCCCCGTCGAAACAGTGTCTCCGGCGGCTCGTTACGCCGCCACAGAGAAAGCTAGGTCGTCTCCATTGGGGAAGAACAAAATGATGATGCATCAAAACCAGGCAATAATCAATGGCGGCAGCGACCAAATAACATCAAATAACGACGTGGTGGAAGGTTTAGAGATGATGATGGTGGCGGCGGAGAGAACAAACATGTTTCAAGGGATATTATCGCCGGGACCAGCTTCGCTTTCTCCCATTCCTTCAAGTTTTTTTTCACCGATGAtaccaccatcttcttcttcgGATCCAAACATGGTTAGCTTCTTTCATGATTTGAGCCCTATGCTTCACAACAGTGCCACTTTCGTCATGCCTAGTCCTTCAAACTTTGTTTCACCACAAACTCCAACTATAGATTTATTCAACTACTTCCTAGATTGA